The Podarcis muralis chromosome 10, rPodMur119.hap1.1, whole genome shotgun sequence genome includes a region encoding these proteins:
- the GPR22 gene encoding G-protein coupled receptor 22 isoform X1, translated as MCFSSILEVNMQSESNITVRDAIDDIDTNMYQPLSYPLSFQVSLTGFLVLEIVLGLGSNLTVLVLYCMKSNLINSVSNIITMNLHVLDVIICVGCIPLTIVILLLSLESNTALICCFHEACVSFASVSTAINVFAITLDRYDISVKPANRILTMGRAVTLMTSIWIVSFFAFLIPFIEVNFFSLQSANTWENKTLLCVSTNEYYTELGMYYHLLVQIPIFFFTVIVMLITYSKILQALNIRIGTRFSTAQKKKARKKKTISLSTQHETTEVSQSSGGRNVVFGVRTSVSVIIALRRAVKRHRERRERQKRVFRMSLLIISTFLLCWTPITVLNTTILCLGPSDLLVKLRLCFLVMAYGTTIFHPLLYAFTRQKFQKVLKSKMKKRVVSIVEADPIPNNAVIHNSWIEPKRNKTITFEDHEVRQKCLVPQVVTD; from the coding sequence ATGTGTTTCTCTTCCATTCTAGAAGTCAACATGCAGTCTGAATCCAACATTACAGTTCGAGATGCCATTGACGACATCGACACAAATATGTACCAACCACTGTCTTATCCATTAAGCTTTCAAGTTTCTCTGACTGGATTTCTGGTGCTAGAAATTGTATTGGGACTTGGCAGCAACCTCACTGTCTTGGTACTTTACTGCATGAAATCCAACTTAATCAACTCGGTCAGTAACATTATTACAATGAACCTGCACGTCCTTGATGTAATAATTTGTGTGGGATGTATCCCTCTAACTATAGTTATTCTTCTGCTTTCTCTGGAGAGCAACACAGCACTGATCTGCTGCTTCCACGAGGCTTGTGTCTCCTTCGCAAGTGTCTCCACTGCAATCAACGTCTTTGCTATCACTTTGGACCGATACGATATCTCTGTGAAGCCTGCAAACCGGATCTTGACGATGGGAAGGGCTGTGACGCTCATGACATCGATATGGATCGTCTCTTTCTTCGCCTTCTTAATTCCATTCATCGAAGTGAATTTCTTCAGTCTTCAAAGTGCCAATACTTGGGAGAATAAGACGCTCTTGTGCGTCAGCACCAATGAATACTACACAGAGCTGGGAATGTACTACCACCTTTTGGTGCAGATTCCTATATTTTTTTTCACCGTTATAGTAATGTTAATTACGTACAGCAAAATCCTCCAGGCACTCAATATCCGAATAGGCACAAGGTTCTCCACGGCACAGAAGAAAAAagcaaggaagaaaaaaaccattTCTTTGTCCACGCAACATGAAACTACTGAAGTATCCCAAAGCAGTGGAGGGAGAAACGTCGTCTTTGGCGTGAGGACTTCCGTTTCTGTTATAATTGCCCTACGGAGAGCTGTAAAGAGACATCGCGAAAGGCGGGAAAGACAGAAGAGAGTCTTCAGGATGTCACTGTTGATCATTTCAACTTTTCTTCTCTGCTGGACGCCAATTACGGTTTTAAACACTACCATTTTATGTTTGGGCCCAAGTGACCTTTTGGTAAAACTGAGGTTATGTTTTCTAGTCATGGCATACGGAACTACCATTTTCCATCCTCTACTATACGCATTCACCCGACAGAAATTTCAGAAAGttctgaaaagcaaaatgaaaaaacGCGTTGTTTCAATAGTGGAAGCTGACCCCATTCCAAATAATGCTGTTATACACAACTCGTGGATAGAGCCTAAGAGGAACAAGACAATTACTTTTGAAGACCATGAAGTAAGACAAAAATGCCTAGTACCTCAGGTTGTCACAGATTAG
- the GPR22 gene encoding G-protein coupled receptor 22 isoform X2 translates to MQSESNITVRDAIDDIDTNMYQPLSYPLSFQVSLTGFLVLEIVLGLGSNLTVLVLYCMKSNLINSVSNIITMNLHVLDVIICVGCIPLTIVILLLSLESNTALICCFHEACVSFASVSTAINVFAITLDRYDISVKPANRILTMGRAVTLMTSIWIVSFFAFLIPFIEVNFFSLQSANTWENKTLLCVSTNEYYTELGMYYHLLVQIPIFFFTVIVMLITYSKILQALNIRIGTRFSTAQKKKARKKKTISLSTQHETTEVSQSSGGRNVVFGVRTSVSVIIALRRAVKRHRERRERQKRVFRMSLLIISTFLLCWTPITVLNTTILCLGPSDLLVKLRLCFLVMAYGTTIFHPLLYAFTRQKFQKVLKSKMKKRVVSIVEADPIPNNAVIHNSWIEPKRNKTITFEDHEVRQKCLVPQVVTD, encoded by the coding sequence ATGCAGTCTGAATCCAACATTACAGTTCGAGATGCCATTGACGACATCGACACAAATATGTACCAACCACTGTCTTATCCATTAAGCTTTCAAGTTTCTCTGACTGGATTTCTGGTGCTAGAAATTGTATTGGGACTTGGCAGCAACCTCACTGTCTTGGTACTTTACTGCATGAAATCCAACTTAATCAACTCGGTCAGTAACATTATTACAATGAACCTGCACGTCCTTGATGTAATAATTTGTGTGGGATGTATCCCTCTAACTATAGTTATTCTTCTGCTTTCTCTGGAGAGCAACACAGCACTGATCTGCTGCTTCCACGAGGCTTGTGTCTCCTTCGCAAGTGTCTCCACTGCAATCAACGTCTTTGCTATCACTTTGGACCGATACGATATCTCTGTGAAGCCTGCAAACCGGATCTTGACGATGGGAAGGGCTGTGACGCTCATGACATCGATATGGATCGTCTCTTTCTTCGCCTTCTTAATTCCATTCATCGAAGTGAATTTCTTCAGTCTTCAAAGTGCCAATACTTGGGAGAATAAGACGCTCTTGTGCGTCAGCACCAATGAATACTACACAGAGCTGGGAATGTACTACCACCTTTTGGTGCAGATTCCTATATTTTTTTTCACCGTTATAGTAATGTTAATTACGTACAGCAAAATCCTCCAGGCACTCAATATCCGAATAGGCACAAGGTTCTCCACGGCACAGAAGAAAAAagcaaggaagaaaaaaaccattTCTTTGTCCACGCAACATGAAACTACTGAAGTATCCCAAAGCAGTGGAGGGAGAAACGTCGTCTTTGGCGTGAGGACTTCCGTTTCTGTTATAATTGCCCTACGGAGAGCTGTAAAGAGACATCGCGAAAGGCGGGAAAGACAGAAGAGAGTCTTCAGGATGTCACTGTTGATCATTTCAACTTTTCTTCTCTGCTGGACGCCAATTACGGTTTTAAACACTACCATTTTATGTTTGGGCCCAAGTGACCTTTTGGTAAAACTGAGGTTATGTTTTCTAGTCATGGCATACGGAACTACCATTTTCCATCCTCTACTATACGCATTCACCCGACAGAAATTTCAGAAAGttctgaaaagcaaaatgaaaaaacGCGTTGTTTCAATAGTGGAAGCTGACCCCATTCCAAATAATGCTGTTATACACAACTCGTGGATAGAGCCTAAGAGGAACAAGACAATTACTTTTGAAGACCATGAAGTAAGACAAAAATGCCTAGTACCTCAGGTTGTCACAGATTAG